A portion of the Achromobacter sp. MFA1 R4 genome contains these proteins:
- the rocF gene encoding arginase — MTNTPALPADVTLIGAPTDIGAGARGASMGPEALRVANLGPVIEALGYQVRDRGNLYGPANPWLPPVDGYRHLAEVAAWNQAVHDAVHEELAHGRLPVLLGGDHSLGIGSISAVARHCRATGKTLRILWLDAHADFNTNALTPTGNLHGMPVACLCGNGPAPLTGMSGVCPDIDPACVRQIGIRSVDPGEKRLLHDAGMEVFDMRYLDEMGMRATMQAALAGLDAQTHLHVSFDVDFLDPEIAPGVGTTVMGGPTYREAQLCMEMIADIGLMRSLDVVELNPALDVRNRTAELAVDLIESLFGKSTLVRRGA, encoded by the coding sequence TTGACGAACACCCCCGCCTTGCCCGCCGACGTCACCCTGATCGGCGCGCCCACCGACATCGGCGCCGGCGCGCGCGGCGCCTCGATGGGCCCGGAAGCCCTGCGCGTCGCGAACCTGGGGCCGGTCATCGAGGCCCTGGGCTACCAGGTCCGCGACCGCGGCAACCTATACGGCCCGGCCAACCCCTGGCTGCCGCCCGTGGACGGCTACCGCCACCTTGCGGAAGTGGCCGCCTGGAACCAGGCCGTGCACGATGCCGTCCACGAGGAGCTGGCCCACGGCCGCCTGCCCGTGCTGCTGGGGGGCGACCATAGCCTGGGCATCGGTTCGATCAGCGCCGTGGCGCGCCATTGCCGCGCCACGGGCAAGACGCTGCGCATCCTGTGGCTGGACGCCCACGCCGACTTCAACACCAACGCGCTCACGCCCACCGGCAACCTGCATGGCATGCCGGTGGCCTGCCTGTGCGGCAACGGACCCGCGCCCCTGACCGGCATGTCGGGCGTCTGCCCGGACATCGATCCGGCCTGCGTGCGCCAGATCGGCATCCGCAGCGTCGACCCGGGCGAAAAGCGGCTGCTGCACGACGCCGGCATGGAGGTCTTCGACATGCGTTACCTGGATGAAATGGGCATGCGCGCCACCATGCAGGCCGCGCTGGCCGGCCTGGACGCCCAGACCCATCTGCACGTGAGCTTCGACGTGGACTTCCTGGACCCCGAAATCGCGCCGGGCGTGGGCACCACGGTCATGGGCGGCCCCACGTACCGCGAGGCCCAGCTCTGCATGGAGATGATCGCCGACATCGGCCTCATGCGCTCGCTCGACGTCGTGGAGCTCAACCCCGCGCTCGATGTGCGCAACCGCACTGCCGAACTGGCCGTGGACCTGATCGAAAGCCTGTTCGGCAAGTCGACGCTGGTGCGCCGCGGCGCGTAG
- a CDS encoding IclR family transcriptional regulator — protein MEVKLVARTLELIELFAHARRPMPLTELAQGLGAPMSSCLALVRTLVARGYLYEVRRRAGYYPTAKLHALAGQILAGDPWLERVRPRLLALRDAVDETVMLGKIQDGAVVFLDVVESTQPVHYAARPGERRPLHTSSVAKAILARLPAAEREHVLAAAQYTRYTDSTLTTRDALLADVARAAERGWASNVGESVVDLTGLAVALDLGGEWYALCLAGPTPRVWGQHEAKLVHMQAAAEAIRRDREG, from the coding sequence GTGGAAGTCAAGCTAGTCGCGCGGACGCTGGAATTGATCGAGCTGTTTGCGCACGCGCGCCGTCCGATGCCGCTGACGGAGCTGGCCCAGGGCCTGGGCGCGCCGATGTCCAGTTGTCTGGCGCTGGTGCGCACGCTGGTCGCGCGCGGCTACCTTTACGAAGTGCGGCGCCGCGCGGGCTACTACCCGACCGCCAAGCTGCACGCGCTGGCCGGGCAGATCCTGGCGGGCGATCCCTGGCTGGAGCGGGTGCGCCCGCGCCTGCTCGCCTTGCGCGACGCCGTCGACGAAACCGTGATGCTGGGAAAGATCCAGGACGGCGCGGTGGTCTTTCTGGACGTGGTGGAATCCACGCAGCCCGTGCATTACGCGGCCCGGCCGGGCGAGCGGCGGCCGCTGCACACCAGTTCCGTCGCCAAGGCCATCCTGGCCCGCCTGCCGGCCGCCGAGCGCGAGCACGTGCTGGCGGCGGCGCAGTACACGCGCTACACGGACAGCACGTTGACGACCCGTGACGCGCTGCTGGCCGACGTGGCGCGCGCGGCCGAACGGGGGTGGGCGTCGAACGTGGGGGAGAGCGTGGTGGACCTGACCGGCCTGGCCGTGGCGCTCGACCTGGGCGGGGAATGGTATGCGCTATGCCTGGCCGGACCCACGCCGCGGGTGTGGGGCCAGCATGAGGCAAAACTGGTTCACATGCAGGCGGCGGCCGAGGCCATCCGGCGCGACCGCGAAGGCTGA
- a CDS encoding ABC transporter substrate-binding protein codes for MRIKPVLAALAAALAACAAQAQSDVVRLGVSNDRSGIYSDLGGLGSEMAVRMAVEDFGGKVAGKTVEVVGADNQNKADVASALVRRWFDTQGVVAVVDGGASSAGLAAQGVAREKGGTALISGGFAGDFSGKQCSNLSTQWAPDTYALANAVVKSVVESGGKSWYFITTDYVFGKSLESNASRFVEGAGGKVVGSTRHPLGALDFASFLIQAQSSKSDVVGLASAGGDLVNLIKQAQEFGLGGGKQRMLTFLTFINDVHAMGLPVAQGLAFPTGFYWDADEDTRAWTQRWQKKMGVTRAPSIVQALSYVATTHYLQAAQAAGTFDGAAVNQKMRELPITTKLIKNARVRPEDGRVIMDLYLVEVKKPADSKHPNDYYRILSTVPGEKVFVSLADSECPLVKK; via the coding sequence ATGCGTATCAAACCCGTGTTGGCGGCCCTTGCCGCCGCCCTGGCCGCCTGCGCGGCCCAAGCCCAGTCCGACGTCGTGCGGCTGGGGGTATCCAACGACCGCTCCGGCATTTATTCCGACCTGGGGGGCCTGGGCTCCGAAATGGCCGTGCGCATGGCCGTGGAAGACTTCGGCGGCAAAGTGGCCGGCAAGACCGTCGAGGTCGTCGGCGCGGACAACCAGAACAAGGCCGACGTCGCATCCGCGCTGGTGCGCCGGTGGTTCGATACGCAGGGCGTGGTGGCGGTCGTCGATGGCGGCGCCAGCTCGGCCGGGCTTGCCGCCCAGGGCGTGGCGCGCGAAAAAGGCGGCACGGCCCTCATCAGCGGCGGCTTTGCGGGCGACTTCAGCGGCAAGCAATGCAGCAACCTCAGCACCCAGTGGGCGCCGGACACCTATGCGCTGGCCAACGCCGTGGTCAAGAGCGTCGTCGAAAGCGGCGGCAAAAGCTGGTATTTCATCACCACCGATTACGTGTTCGGCAAATCGCTGGAGAGCAACGCGTCGCGCTTTGTCGAGGGCGCGGGCGGCAAGGTCGTGGGCAGCACGCGCCATCCCCTGGGCGCCCTGGACTTCGCCTCGTTCCTGATCCAGGCGCAGTCCTCCAAGTCCGACGTGGTCGGCCTGGCCAGCGCCGGCGGCGACCTGGTCAATCTCATCAAGCAGGCGCAGGAGTTCGGCCTGGGCGGTGGCAAGCAGCGCATGCTGACGTTTCTCACCTTCATCAACGACGTGCACGCCATGGGGCTGCCCGTCGCCCAGGGCCTGGCCTTTCCCACGGGCTTTTACTGGGACGCCGACGAAGACACGCGCGCCTGGACCCAGCGCTGGCAAAAGAAGATGGGCGTCACGCGCGCGCCGTCGATCGTCCAGGCCCTGAGCTACGTCGCCACCACCCATTACCTGCAGGCCGCGCAGGCCGCGGGCACCTTCGACGGGGCGGCGGTCAACCAGAAGATGCGCGAGTTGCCCATCACGACCAAACTGATCAAGAATGCCCGGGTGCGCCCCGAAGACGGCCGCGTCATCATGGACCTGTATCTGGTTGAAGTGAAAAAGCCCGCCGACTCCAAGCATCCGAACGATTACTACCGCATCCTGTCCACGGTGCCGGGCGAAAAGGTCTTCGTGTCGCTCGCCGACAGCGAGTGCCCCCTGGTCAAGAAATAG
- a CDS encoding alcohol dehydrogenase, with protein sequence MKCYCVVNFREPLQEMDQPTPTPQGSQVLLKVRAAGVCHSDIHLWEGGYDLGQGRTLSLKDRGVSLPLTMGHETVGAVVAAGPDAQGLAPDRNYLVYPWIGCGKCPSCMAGMENHCTAPACLGVHRAGGYADHILVPHPRYLIDIGDLEPAQIAPYACSGLTTYSALKKIGADVYREHPVVIFGAGGLGLMSLTLIKALGGAGAIVVDIDPAKRQAALDAGALAAIDGAAPDAAQQIIQAAGGKPVQAAIDLVGAPATTSLAFDFLTKGGKLIIVGLFGGGSTWPIALIPMKALSIIGSYVGNLAELKELMELVRAGKVPPMPVHRHALAEADSVLASLRAGKVVGRAVLTVD encoded by the coding sequence ATGAAGTGCTATTGCGTCGTCAATTTCCGCGAACCCCTGCAGGAAATGGACCAGCCCACGCCCACCCCGCAAGGGTCGCAAGTGCTGCTGAAGGTGCGCGCGGCCGGCGTATGCCACAGCGACATCCACTTGTGGGAAGGCGGCTATGACCTCGGCCAGGGCCGCACCTTGTCGCTCAAGGACCGCGGCGTGTCCCTGCCCCTGACCATGGGCCACGAAACCGTGGGCGCCGTCGTGGCGGCCGGGCCCGACGCGCAGGGACTCGCCCCCGACCGCAACTATCTCGTGTATCCGTGGATCGGCTGCGGCAAGTGCCCGTCGTGCATGGCCGGCATGGAAAACCACTGCACCGCGCCGGCCTGCCTGGGCGTGCACCGCGCGGGCGGCTACGCCGACCACATCCTGGTGCCGCACCCCCGCTATCTCATCGACATCGGCGACCTCGAACCGGCGCAGATCGCGCCCTATGCCTGCTCGGGCCTGACCACCTACTCCGCGCTGAAAAAGATCGGCGCCGACGTCTACCGCGAACATCCCGTCGTGATCTTCGGCGCGGGCGGGCTCGGCCTCATGAGCCTGACCCTCATCAAGGCGCTGGGCGGCGCGGGCGCCATCGTGGTCGACATCGACCCCGCCAAGCGCCAGGCGGCGCTGGACGCGGGCGCGCTGGCCGCCATCGACGGCGCCGCGCCCGACGCGGCGCAACAGATCATCCAGGCGGCCGGCGGCAAGCCCGTGCAGGCCGCGATCGACCTGGTGGGCGCGCCCGCCACCACGTCGCTGGCCTTCGACTTCCTGACCAAGGGCGGCAAGCTCATCATCGTGGGTCTCTTCGGCGGCGGATCCACCTGGCCCATCGCGCTGATCCCGATGAAGGCCCTGTCCATCATCGGCAGCTACGTGGGCAACCTGGCCGAGCTGAAGGAGCTGATGGAACTGGTGCGGGCCGGTAAGGTGCCGCCGATGCCGGTCCATCGCCATGCGCTGGCCGAAGCGGACAGCGTGCTCGCCTCGTTGCGGGCCGGCAAGGTCGTGGGCCGGGCCGTGCTGACGGTGGATTGA
- a CDS encoding RES family NAD+ phosphorylase: MTDFVSLWRIGTTAGKYRADDLSGAGAAAVGGRYNSPGTPVVYASASVALAVLETVVHFAARASEHANRYLIELAVPHALFEARQALSLTQLQEDYPFWDAVPFAEASQAVGDNWVASGVSALLELPSAIVPYRGVPDCNFLINPAHPDAEQIVVVRRERFIYDPRLRPA, translated from the coding sequence ATGACGGACTTCGTCTCGTTGTGGCGCATCGGCACGACGGCGGGCAAGTACCGGGCGGATGACCTGAGCGGCGCGGGGGCCGCCGCCGTGGGCGGGCGTTACAACAGTCCGGGAACGCCGGTGGTGTATGCGTCCGCGAGCGTGGCGCTGGCGGTGCTGGAGACCGTGGTGCACTTTGCGGCGCGCGCGTCCGAACACGCCAACCGCTACCTGATCGAACTGGCGGTGCCCCACGCGCTGTTCGAGGCGCGCCAGGCGCTATCCCTGACCCAATTGCAGGAAGACTATCCGTTCTGGGATGCGGTGCCGTTCGCCGAGGCCTCGCAGGCGGTCGGCGACAACTGGGTGGCATCCGGCGTGTCGGCGCTGCTTGAACTGCCCAGCGCCATCGTGCCGTACCGGGGCGTGCCGGACTGCAATTTCCTGATCAATCCCGCGCATCCCGATGCGGAGCAGATCGTGGTGGTGCGGCGGGAACGCTTCATCTACGACCCGCGGCTGCGGCCGGCCTGA
- a CDS encoding antitoxin Xre/MbcA/ParS toxin-binding domain-containing protein: MTIALADKSPAKRGASAKRPPRHPTARAKQLFRGLIDSPLIDMARDVRRGLPAQMVDDAADYLQVPKSEIMAITEVKAASLSRWTREGQALPLGESDRLARVARVVRVARQVLGSDEEAVLWLNTPVPALGNVKPLSLLTSDASSRIVEDTLARAAAGVYA, from the coding sequence ATGACCATCGCCCTTGCCGACAAGTCCCCCGCCAAGCGCGGCGCCAGCGCCAAGCGTCCGCCGCGCCATCCCACGGCCCGCGCCAAGCAGCTTTTTCGCGGCCTGATCGACAGCCCGCTCATCGACATGGCGCGCGACGTGCGGCGCGGCCTGCCCGCGCAGATGGTGGACGACGCGGCCGACTACCTGCAGGTTCCCAAATCCGAAATCATGGCCATCACCGAGGTCAAGGCGGCATCGCTGTCGCGCTGGACGCGTGAAGGGCAGGCGCTGCCGCTGGGCGAATCCGACCGCCTGGCCCGCGTCGCCCGCGTCGTGCGCGTCGCCCGCCAGGTGCTGGGCAGCGACGAAGAAGCCGTGCTCTGGCTGAACACGCCCGTGCCTGCGCTGGGCAACGTCAAGCCGCTGTCCCTGCTGACCTCCGACGCCAGCAGCCGCATCGTCGAAGACACGCTGGCCCGCGCCGCCGCCGGCGTTTACGCATGA
- a CDS encoding DUF423 domain-containing protein translates to MTDRQLTILAALNLMVAVGAGAFGAHGLKRLLTPDLLAVWQTGVMYHLVHALGLFIIALLGTRFGSPLLSAAGLVMFVGIVLFSGSLYVLSLTGVRWLGAVTPFGGTAFLAAWAMVALAAYRAQG, encoded by the coding sequence ATGACGGACCGGCAGCTCACGATACTCGCGGCGTTGAATCTCATGGTGGCGGTGGGCGCCGGCGCGTTCGGCGCGCACGGGCTCAAGCGGCTGCTGACGCCGGACCTCCTGGCCGTCTGGCAGACCGGCGTGATGTACCACCTGGTCCACGCCCTCGGCCTGTTCATCATCGCGCTGCTGGGCACGCGCTTCGGCTCGCCGCTGCTGTCGGCCGCGGGGCTCGTGATGTTCGTAGGCATCGTGCTGTTCTCCGGCAGCCTGTACGTGCTGTCCCTGACCGGCGTCCGGTGGCTGGGCGCCGTGACGCCATTCGGCGGGACCGCTTTCCTGGCCGCCTGGGCCATGGTCGCGCTGGCCGCCTATCGCGCCCAGGGCTAA
- a CDS encoding DMT family transporter, translating into MSPSTALPAVREHSAAAGIACVAGGIFFLTLSDANAKWLGAHYNPLQILFLRALIALPFVTALALWLGGRRVLRTTHPGLHLTRGAINVVSACCFYLGLQALPLAEATAIAFAAPLFVTALSVLILKERVDGKRWLAVLAGFAGVLIVVRPGTQAFQAATLLPLTTALLYAVMMITARGINRAEGMLTTTFYIVLGQLVCSAVGLPWVWRAPAVEDLPYFGAVALFSTLGLALITQGFRIGPASVVAPFDYTGLVWATILGWIFWREAPDAYAYLGALFIAGSGVYIAVREARGKSRRRAAS; encoded by the coding sequence ATGTCCCCCTCCACCGCATTACCCGCCGTCCGTGAACACTCCGCCGCCGCTGGCATCGCCTGCGTCGCGGGCGGCATCTTCTTCCTGACGCTCAGCGACGCCAACGCCAAATGGCTGGGCGCCCACTACAACCCGCTGCAGATCCTGTTCCTGCGGGCGCTGATCGCATTGCCGTTCGTGACCGCGCTGGCGCTGTGGCTGGGCGGACGCCGCGTGCTGCGCACGACGCACCCCGGCCTGCACCTGACGCGCGGCGCCATCAACGTGGTGTCGGCCTGTTGCTTCTACCTGGGCCTGCAGGCGCTGCCGCTGGCCGAGGCCACGGCCATCGCGTTCGCCGCGCCGCTCTTTGTCACGGCCTTGTCGGTGCTGATCCTGAAAGAACGCGTGGATGGAAAGCGATGGCTGGCCGTGCTGGCCGGCTTTGCCGGCGTGCTCATCGTGGTACGGCCGGGCACGCAGGCGTTCCAGGCGGCGACGCTGCTGCCCCTGACCACCGCCCTGCTCTACGCGGTCATGATGATCACGGCGCGCGGCATCAACCGCGCCGAAGGCATGCTGACCACCACCTTCTACATCGTGCTGGGTCAGTTGGTGTGCAGCGCGGTCGGGCTGCCGTGGGTCTGGCGCGCGCCGGCCGTCGAAGACCTGCCGTATTTCGGCGCGGTCGCGCTGTTCAGCACGCTGGGACTGGCGCTGATCACGCAGGGATTCCGCATCGGCCCCGCGTCGGTCGTGGCGCCCTTCGACTACACGGGCCTGGTCTGGGCCACCATCCTGGGATGGATCTTCTGGCGCGAGGCACCCGATGCCTATGCCTACCTGGGCGCCCTCTTCATTGCGGGCAGCGGCGTGTACATCGCCGTGCGCGAGGCGCGGGGCAAGTCGCGCCGCCGGGCCGCAAGCTGA
- a CDS encoding glutathione S-transferase family protein — protein MKTYELIGSAGCGSAIIEMALVLANVPHTLTSVPYLKPGPERNRLLRLNPLGQVPTLVLPDGEVLTESAAMILHLNDVAPEAGLAPAPGQPERARFLNLLMRIVAAIYPTFTYGDDPSQWTTPGPAVDLLRERVHTRRAVLWQELERQAGTPHMLGRRFSALDLYVTVMTHWRPGPSWFSAMCPALTAVAREAALEPNVASVLQRHFPPPSE, from the coding sequence ATGAAAACCTACGAACTCATCGGGTCCGCGGGCTGCGGCTCCGCCATCATCGAAATGGCGCTGGTGCTGGCCAACGTGCCCCACACGCTGACGAGCGTGCCCTACCTGAAGCCCGGTCCCGAGCGCAACCGCCTGCTGCGGCTCAATCCGCTGGGCCAGGTGCCCACGCTGGTCCTGCCCGACGGCGAGGTGTTGACGGAAAGCGCGGCGATGATCCTGCACCTGAACGACGTGGCGCCCGAGGCGGGTCTTGCACCCGCGCCGGGGCAGCCGGAACGGGCGCGCTTCCTGAATCTGTTGATGCGCATCGTGGCGGCAATCTATCCCACTTTCACGTACGGCGACGATCCTTCGCAGTGGACGACGCCAGGCCCGGCGGTGGACCTGCTGCGCGAGCGCGTGCACACGCGACGCGCCGTGCTGTGGCAGGAACTGGAACGGCAGGCCGGCACGCCGCACATGCTGGGCCGGCGGTTTTCGGCGCTGGACCTGTATGTGACCGTCATGACGCACTGGCGCCCGGGGCCGTCCTGGTTCAGCGCTATGTGCCCGGCCCTGACGGCGGTGGCGCGCGAAGCGGCGCTGGAACCGAACGTGGCCAGCGTGTTGCAGCGGCACTTTCCCCCGCCAAGCGAATAG
- a CDS encoding PQQ-dependent sugar dehydrogenase → MPSRTAASTRAIPFFVSLTLACAAAPAIARAAQEPPTAPARVTPVVGGLDHPWSMAFLPDGGILITERPGNLRLLRTPGGLSKPLAGVPKVAARGQGGLLDVALSPDFATDRYVYLAYAEADGGKSGTAVGRGRLSDDASGLEDFRVLFRQEPKLSSGQHFGARLVFDGKGHLYIALGENNQRPTAQDLDKLQGKVVRLKADGTVPADNPFVGRQGARPEIWSYGHRNPQGMALNPWTGELWENEHGPRGGDEINVVQPGKNYGWPLATHGINYSGLAIPEAKGETLPGMEPPVFWWPKSPAISGMAFYDADRFPVWRNSVFIGALGNQNLIRLTVDGNRVIEKETLLDDRKRRIRDVRQGPDGYVYVLTDASPGELLRLAPAETGG, encoded by the coding sequence ATGCCGTCACGCACCGCCGCGAGCACGCGCGCGATTCCCTTTTTCGTGTCCTTGACGCTGGCCTGCGCCGCCGCGCCCGCGATTGCGCGCGCCGCGCAGGAACCGCCCACGGCGCCGGCGCGGGTGACGCCCGTGGTGGGCGGCCTGGACCATCCCTGGTCGATGGCCTTCCTGCCCGATGGCGGCATTCTCATCACCGAACGCCCCGGGAACCTGCGGCTGCTGCGCACGCCCGGCGGGCTGTCCAAGCCGCTGGCCGGCGTGCCCAAGGTGGCCGCGCGCGGGCAGGGCGGCCTGCTCGATGTGGCGCTGTCGCCGGACTTCGCGACCGACCGCTATGTCTATCTGGCCTATGCGGAAGCGGACGGCGGCAAGAGCGGGACGGCCGTGGGCCGCGGGCGCCTTTCCGATGACGCCAGCGGCCTGGAGGATTTTCGCGTGTTGTTCCGTCAGGAGCCCAAGCTGTCGTCCGGCCAGCATTTCGGGGCGCGCCTGGTATTCGACGGCAAGGGTCACCTCTACATCGCGTTGGGCGAGAACAACCAGCGCCCCACCGCGCAGGACCTGGACAAGCTGCAGGGCAAGGTCGTCCGCCTCAAGGCCGACGGCACCGTGCCCGCGGACAATCCCTTCGTCGGCCGGCAGGGCGCGCGGCCGGAAATCTGGTCGTACGGGCATCGCAATCCGCAGGGCATGGCGCTCAATCCGTGGACGGGCGAACTCTGGGAAAACGAACACGGGCCGCGCGGCGGCGACGAGATCAACGTGGTGCAGCCGGGCAAGAATTATGGCTGGCCGCTGGCGACGCACGGCATCAACTATTCGGGTCTGGCCATTCCCGAGGCCAAGGGCGAGACCTTGCCGGGCATGGAGCCGCCGGTCTTCTGGTGGCCGAAGTCGCCCGCCATCAGCGGCATGGCCTTCTATGACGCGGACCGGTTCCCCGTGTGGCGCAATTCGGTGTTCATCGGCGCGCTGGGCAACCAGAACCTGATCCGCCTGACCGTCGACGGCAATCGCGTGATCGAAAAGGAAACGCTGCTCGACGACCGCAAGCGCCGCATACGCGACGTGCGGCAGGGGCCCGACGGCTATGTGTATGTGCTGACGGATGCTTCGCCGGGTGAATTGCTGCGGTTGGCGCCCGCCGAAACGGGGGGGTGA
- a CDS encoding glutathione S-transferase family protein gives MKLYYMPGACSLASHIVLEWIGKPYETHKLSRDALKSPEFLQINPLGAVPALTVDDWTLTQNVSILEYLAEQAPESQLLGDGTPRSRAEVRRWVGFINSDVHKTFSLLFGAQRYLQDESAQKELAASASALLTKLFAQLDAQLAGKSYLVGSAPSIADAYLYVVLRWARAKEVNLSGLDNLSTFHARMEADAGVKAALQAEGL, from the coding sequence ATGAAACTGTACTACATGCCCGGCGCGTGCTCGCTCGCTTCTCACATCGTTCTGGAGTGGATCGGCAAGCCGTACGAAACGCACAAGCTCAGCCGCGACGCCCTCAAAAGCCCCGAGTTTCTGCAGATCAACCCGCTGGGCGCCGTGCCTGCGCTGACGGTGGACGACTGGACCCTCACGCAGAACGTCTCCATCCTGGAATACCTGGCCGAACAGGCTCCGGAAAGCCAACTGCTCGGCGACGGCACCCCGCGTTCGCGCGCCGAAGTGCGCCGCTGGGTCGGCTTCATCAACTCCGACGTCCACAAGACCTTCTCGCTGCTGTTCGGCGCGCAACGCTACCTGCAGGACGAAAGCGCACAGAAGGAACTGGCGGCGTCCGCCTCGGCGCTGCTGACGAAGCTGTTTGCGCAACTGGACGCGCAACTGGCCGGCAAGTCCTATCTCGTGGGCAGCGCGCCGTCGATAGCCGATGCCTACCTGTACGTGGTGCTGCGCTGGGCGCGCGCCAAGGAAGTGAACCTGTCCGGCCTGGACAACCTGTCCACGTTCCATGCGCGCATGGAAGCCGACGCCGGCGTCAAGGCTGCCCTGCAGGCCGAAGGGCTGTAA
- a CDS encoding LysR family transcriptional regulator: protein MEADAYADEVGPSAGRPLNLRQIEVFRAIMMAGSISGAGRMLHVSQPAVSRVLALTETRLGYRLFERVKSRLSPTAEARRLYAEVEQVYGGIQRVNDLAASLGQSGAGMLKIVASASFGQRLIPMALERFRGRNAGARVDYRSVTFDELAAYFLSGQADIGISMQPPDHPNLTSVRLARVPVICVLPPGHPLASHEAILPEDFSSAAWIGYPRDTPLGRALQSFFGDGPRCAAAIEVHSPVTACSFVQQGLGPALVDAWCVTPDQAAHMALRPIQPEASVEIWATHSNLTAPPLLARRFLAAVKKTLEGQVLPGVVTG, encoded by the coding sequence ATGGAAGCGGATGCGTATGCCGACGAGGTGGGTCCCAGCGCCGGGCGGCCGCTGAATCTGCGCCAGATCGAGGTGTTCCGCGCCATCATGATGGCCGGGTCGATCAGCGGGGCGGGGCGCATGCTGCATGTGTCGCAGCCGGCGGTGAGCCGGGTGCTGGCCCTGACGGAGACCCGCCTGGGCTATCGCCTGTTCGAGCGCGTGAAGAGCCGGCTGTCGCCGACCGCCGAGGCGCGGCGCCTGTATGCCGAGGTCGAGCAGGTGTACGGCGGCATCCAGCGCGTGAACGACCTGGCCGCCAGCCTGGGCCAGTCGGGCGCGGGGATGCTGAAAATAGTGGCCAGCGCCAGCTTCGGCCAGCGCCTCATTCCCATGGCGCTGGAGCGCTTCCGCGGCCGCAATGCCGGCGCGCGGGTGGATTACCGCAGCGTGACCTTCGACGAACTGGCGGCGTACTTTCTATCCGGCCAGGCGGACATCGGCATTTCCATGCAGCCGCCGGATCATCCGAACCTGACCTCCGTCCGTCTTGCGCGGGTGCCCGTGATCTGCGTGCTGCCGCCCGGCCATCCGCTGGCCAGCCACGAAGCGATCCTGCCGGAGGATTTCTCGTCGGCGGCGTGGATCGGCTACCCGCGCGACACGCCGCTGGGGCGCGCGCTGCAGTCATTCTTTGGCGATGGTCCGCGCTGCGCCGCCGCCATCGAGGTGCATTCTCCCGTGACAGCGTGTTCGTTCGTGCAGCAGGGATTGGGGCCAGCGCTGGTGGACGCGTGGTGCGTGACGCCGGACCAGGCCGCGCACATGGCGCTGCGCCCGATCCAGCCCGAGGCCAGCGTCGAAATCTGGGCGACCCATTCCAACCTGACCGCGCCGCCCTTGCTGGCGCGGCGCTTTCTGGCGGCGGTGAAGAAGACGCTGGAAGGTCAGGTGCTGCCCGGTGTGGTGACGGGATAA